One Methylosinus sp. LW4 genomic region harbors:
- the ubiA gene encoding 4-hydroxybenzoate octaprenyltransferase has protein sequence MSAAERPQDEPRLPDAVADHPLWRLAPDPLRPYVQLARLDRPIGWWLLLLPCWQGSALAAAALGAPLNVWHLLLFFIGAVSMRGAGSTYNDIVDRKIDAKVERTRLRPLASGRVSLRAAIAFLVAQCLVGLGVLLSFNGFTIALGFASPLIVLIYPFAKRVTSWPQAVLGLAFAYGALLGWTALAGGLGLPAVLLYASAILWTIGFDTIYALQDKRDDAIAGVRSTALLFGARVRLAVGALYLGSAVLAELALLSADVGGFAQLGLAAYAAHFCWQVYRTSDSAAPETALMLFRSNRDAGLLLFAGLAAQSAILAYS, from the coding sequence GTGAGCGCTGCGGAACGGCCTCAGGACGAGCCGCGGCTGCCCGACGCCGTCGCCGACCATCCGCTGTGGCGCCTCGCGCCGGACCCGCTCCGTCCCTATGTGCAGCTCGCCCGCCTCGATCGGCCGATCGGCTGGTGGCTGCTGCTGCTGCCCTGCTGGCAAGGCAGCGCGCTCGCCGCCGCGGCGCTCGGCGCGCCGCTCAATGTCTGGCATTTGCTGCTCTTCTTCATCGGCGCGGTCTCCATGCGCGGCGCCGGCTCCACCTATAACGACATCGTCGACCGCAAGATCGACGCGAAGGTGGAGCGCACGCGGCTGCGTCCGCTGGCCAGCGGCCGCGTCTCCTTGCGCGCTGCGATCGCCTTTCTCGTGGCGCAATGCCTCGTCGGGCTCGGCGTTCTTCTGTCCTTCAACGGCTTCACCATCGCGCTCGGCTTCGCCTCGCCGCTGATCGTGCTGATCTATCCTTTCGCCAAGCGCGTCACCTCCTGGCCGCAGGCGGTGCTGGGGCTGGCTTTCGCTTATGGCGCGCTGCTCGGCTGGACGGCGCTCGCCGGCGGGCTCGGCCTTCCGGCCGTCCTGCTCTACGCCTCGGCGATTTTGTGGACGATCGGCTTCGACACGATCTATGCGCTGCAGGACAAGCGCGACGACGCCATTGCGGGCGTGCGCTCGACGGCGCTGCTGTTCGGCGCGCGCGTGCGGCTCGCGGTCGGCGCGCTCTATCTCGGCTCCGCCGTCCTCGCGGAATTGGCGCTGCTGTCCGCCGATGTCGGCGGCTTCGCGCAGCTTGGCCTCGCCGCCTATGCGGCGCATTTTTGCTGGCAGGTTTATCGGACCAGCGACTCCGCCGCGCCGGAGACGGCGCTCATGCTGTTCCGCTCCAATCGCGACGCCGGCCTGCTGCTCTTCGCCGGCCTCGCGGCGCAGAGCGCCATTCTCGCTTATTCATAG
- a CDS encoding DUF6101 family protein → MFETKAMAETQLQFAVQRDRRADGGQRQVRVGRRDILISRRFAGMSMMISVPVQAYRGVALDVEPRLDGGASYRLSLAHQDPDLDVVLTETADGGAISADWKYWASYLDLPRLAARGGELETIDPRLGGVALRETIARRKNSTVIKRRPRFCARRKQGEGERMATVYEGEREIVCYE, encoded by the coding sequence ATGTTCGAGACCAAAGCCATGGCGGAGACGCAGCTTCAATTCGCCGTTCAGCGCGATCGGCGCGCCGACGGCGGCCAGCGCCAGGTGCGCGTCGGCCGGCGCGACATTCTGATTTCCCGGCGCTTTGCCGGAATGTCCATGATGATCAGCGTGCCGGTGCAGGCCTATCGCGGCGTCGCTCTGGATGTCGAGCCGAGGCTGGACGGCGGCGCCTCCTACCGCCTGTCGCTCGCCCATCAGGACCCCGATCTCGACGTCGTTCTCACCGAGACGGCCGATGGCGGCGCGATCTCGGCGGATTGGAAATATTGGGCGTCCTATCTCGATCTGCCGCGCCTCGCGGCGCGCGGCGGCGAGCTGGAGACCATCGATCCGCGCCTCGGCGGCGTCGCGCTGCGCGAGACGATCGCGCGCCGCAAGAACTCCACGGTCATCAAGCGCCGTCCGCGCTTCTGCGCGCGCCGCAAGCAGGGCGAAGGCGAGCGCATGGCGACGGTCTATGAGGGCGAGCGCGAGATCGTCTGCTATGAATAA
- a CDS encoding 3'(2'),5'-bisphosphate nucleotidase CysQ has translation MADNATDFAAQLPQLEAVARRAGEIAMGFFRPGEKTSAAVSYKDGGSPVTEADMAVDRFLQEAAMALFPDAGWLSEETADNKERLLRPRLLVVDPIDGTQAFLRGDRRWAVSIALIDQGRPKLGVIHAPALEWTFAAAAGHGAALNGAPIRVATLAVLAGARLEAPRGLAARFAGSEYKFAVQDRTPSLALRVADVASGRNDLTIASADSKDWDIAAADVILTEAGGVLSELEGLPLRYNRPQLRRDMLVAAPQSIFPESLALARAVSKGVI, from the coding sequence ATGGCCGACAATGCAACCGACTTCGCGGCTCAGCTGCCGCAGCTCGAGGCCGTCGCGCGGCGAGCGGGCGAGATCGCCATGGGCTTCTTCCGCCCGGGCGAGAAGACCAGCGCGGCCGTCTCCTATAAGGACGGCGGCTCGCCCGTGACCGAGGCGGACATGGCGGTCGACCGCTTCCTGCAGGAGGCGGCGATGGCGCTGTTCCCGGACGCCGGCTGGCTCTCCGAGGAGACGGCCGACAATAAGGAGCGGCTGCTTCGCCCCCGGCTGCTGGTCGTCGATCCGATCGACGGAACCCAGGCTTTTCTGCGCGGAGACAGGCGCTGGGCGGTCTCCATCGCGCTGATCGACCAAGGGCGGCCCAAGCTCGGCGTCATTCACGCGCCGGCGCTGGAATGGACATTCGCCGCCGCCGCCGGCCATGGCGCGGCGCTGAATGGCGCGCCGATCCGCGTCGCCACGCTCGCCGTTCTGGCGGGCGCGCGGCTGGAGGCGCCGCGCGGCCTGGCGGCGCGCTTCGCCGGCTCCGAATATAAATTCGCGGTTCAGGACCGCACGCCGTCGCTGGCTCTGCGCGTCGCCGACGTCGCCTCCGGCCGCAATGATCTCACCATCGCTTCCGCGGATTCGAAAGACTGGGACATTGCCGCGGCCGATGTGATACTCACCGAGGCGGGCGGCGTCTTGTCCGAGCTCGAGGGGCTTCCCTTGCGCTATAATCGTCCGCAGCTGCGGCGCGATATGCTGGTGGCGGCGCCGCAATCGATCTTTCCCGAGAGTCTCGCGCTGGCGCGAGCCGTTTCCAAGGGCGTGATATGA
- a CDS encoding DUF4170 domain-containing protein, protein MSETTTLNGGAPQALHLVFGGELIDLQGVAFRDPTKLDIVGIYSDNASALAAWKAKAHATVDNAHMRYFVVQLHSLLDPETN, encoded by the coding sequence ATGAGCGAAACGACGACACTGAACGGCGGCGCGCCACAGGCGCTTCATCTCGTTTTCGGAGGCGAGCTGATCGACCTCCAGGGCGTCGCCTTCCGCGACCCGACGAAGCTCGACATCGTCGGCATTTATTCGGACAACGCCTCCGCGCTCGCCGCCTGGAAGGCGAAGGCGCACGCCACCGTCGACAACGCCCATATGCGCTATTTCGTCGTGCAGCTGCACAGCCTCCTCGATCCCGAGACGAATTGA
- a CDS encoding 3-deoxy-D-manno-octulosonic acid transferase, with amino-acid sequence MPVLTIYRLLTIGLAPLAGVALGWRARQGKEDPARLGERMGAPSLERPAGRLVWLHGASLGESLALLPLVERFIQRGVEVLVTTGTVSSAKVLRARLPAGAVHQFLPLDAPQFVERFLEHWRPDIVLFAESELWPNMIRAIHARRLPLVLVNATISRRSAARWRRLPGGARTLFGEIDLCLAQNAESAARYLGLGAPRVRVCGNLKFDVPPPPVGAGRLAEFNGAIGPRPVWAAISTHAGEEEIAIDAHLSLSGEVPSLLTIIVPRKPERGAEIAALASAKGLAVGLRSRDGEPRRGVQIYVADTVGELGLFLRAVSVVFTGKSLTAEGGHNPIEPAKLGCAILHGPHVENFADIYGELAAARAAARVSDAESLARALQFLLSDPSRMRAMGRAGAEVVRKLGGASQSIMAAIEPYLAQSALEQK; translated from the coding sequence ATGCCGGTCTTGACGATTTATCGGTTGCTGACCATCGGTTTGGCGCCACTCGCCGGCGTGGCGCTCGGCTGGCGCGCGAGACAAGGCAAGGAAGATCCCGCGCGGCTCGGCGAGCGCATGGGCGCGCCGAGCCTCGAGCGTCCCGCCGGACGGCTCGTTTGGCTGCATGGCGCGAGCCTCGGCGAGAGCCTCGCTCTTTTGCCGCTGGTGGAGCGCTTCATTCAGCGCGGCGTCGAGGTTCTCGTCACCACGGGCACGGTCTCCTCCGCCAAAGTGCTGCGGGCGCGGCTGCCGGCCGGCGCCGTGCATCAGTTTCTGCCGCTGGACGCGCCGCAATTCGTCGAGCGCTTTCTCGAGCATTGGCGTCCCGACATCGTGCTCTTCGCCGAGTCGGAGCTGTGGCCCAATATGATCCGCGCCATCCATGCGCGGCGACTGCCGCTCGTGCTCGTCAACGCCACCATCTCGCGCCGCTCCGCCGCGCGCTGGCGGCGCCTGCCCGGCGGCGCGCGAACCTTGTTCGGCGAGATCGATCTCTGCCTCGCGCAAAACGCCGAGAGCGCCGCGCGCTATCTGGGCCTCGGCGCGCCGCGCGTGCGCGTGTGCGGCAATCTGAAATTCGATGTGCCGCCGCCGCCCGTCGGCGCCGGCCGGCTCGCCGAATTCAACGGCGCCATCGGCCCGCGTCCCGTCTGGGCGGCGATCTCCACCCATGCGGGCGAGGAGGAGATCGCGATCGACGCGCATCTCTCGCTTTCCGGCGAAGTCCCGTCGCTGCTGACCATCATCGTGCCGCGCAAGCCCGAGCGCGGCGCCGAGATCGCCGCTCTCGCCAGCGCCAAAGGCCTCGCTGTGGGCCTGCGCTCGCGCGACGGCGAGCCGCGCCGCGGCGTGCAGATCTATGTCGCCGACACAGTGGGCGAGCTCGGCCTGTTCCTGCGCGCCGTCAGCGTCGTGTTCACGGGAAAATCGCTGACGGCGGAGGGCGGGCATAATCCGATAGAGCCGGCCAAGCTCGGCTGCGCGATCCTGCACGGGCCGCATGTCGAGAATTTCGCCGATATTTATGGCGAGCTGGCCGCCGCCCGCGCCGCCGCCCGCGTGAGCGACGCGGAATCGCTGGCGCGCGCGCTGCAATTTCTGCTGTCCGACCCCTCTCGCATGCGCGCGATGGGCCGCGCCGGCGCCGAGGTGGTGCGAAAGCTCGGCGGCGCCTCGCAGAGCATTATGGCGGCGATCGAGCCTTATCTCGCGCAATCGGCGCTGGAGCAGAAATGA
- the lpxK gene encoding tetraacyldisaccharide 4'-kinase, with the protein MRAPDFWRRAPASPLARALAPFGALYGAAVSARMRRRGARADLPTIVIGGPTLGGDGKTPAALAIAALLTEMGERPFFLTRGYGRRTARRAPFLIDPSIHSVRETGDEALLLARCAPTIVGADRAAGARLARALGATALVLDDGLQSRRLEPDLALMVVDGAYAAGNGLCPPAGPLRAPLPGQLAAVDALVLIGEGAAGEAVAAHARAAGKPVLRAGVAPLPARLPQRALAFAGIARPQKFFATLEALGLEIVGRKSFADHHAFTAREMAALEREAARLRATLVTTEKDAARLSPDMAARVDVLPIDLRFAEEEDMRALLRRSITD; encoded by the coding sequence ATGCGCGCGCCTGACTTCTGGCGACGCGCGCCGGCCTCGCCGCTGGCGCGGGCTCTGGCGCCGTTCGGCGCGCTCTACGGCGCGGCCGTTTCAGCGCGCATGAGACGGAGGGGCGCGCGCGCCGATCTTCCGACGATCGTGATCGGCGGCCCGACGCTCGGCGGCGACGGCAAGACGCCGGCCGCGCTCGCCATCGCCGCTCTGCTCACGGAAATGGGCGAGCGGCCCTTCTTCCTCACCCGCGGATATGGCCGCCGCACTGCGCGGCGCGCGCCTTTTCTCATCGATCCGAGCATTCATTCCGTGCGCGAGACGGGCGATGAAGCGCTGCTGCTGGCACGCTGCGCTCCGACCATCGTCGGCGCCGACCGCGCGGCCGGCGCGCGGCTCGCACGCGCTCTCGGCGCGACGGCGCTGGTGCTGGACGATGGCTTGCAGAGCCGGCGGCTCGAGCCCGATCTCGCATTGATGGTCGTCGACGGCGCCTATGCCGCCGGCAATGGCCTATGCCCGCCCGCCGGCCCGCTGCGCGCGCCCTTGCCCGGCCAGCTCGCCGCTGTGGATGCGCTCGTGCTGATCGGCGAAGGCGCGGCGGGAGAAGCGGTCGCCGCACATGCGAGAGCGGCGGGAAAGCCCGTTCTGCGCGCCGGCGTCGCGCCCCTCCCCGCGCGCCTTCCGCAGCGCGCGCTCGCCTTTGCGGGCATCGCGCGGCCGCAGAAGTTTTTCGCGACTCTGGAGGCTTTGGGGCTCGAGATCGTCGGCCGAAAAAGCTTCGCCGATCATCATGCCTTCACGGCGCGCGAGATGGCGGCGCTCGAGCGCGAAGCCGCGCGTCTTCGCGCGACGCTGGTCACGACGGAAAAAGACGCGGCGCGTCTTTCGCCCGACATGGCCGCGCGCGTGGACGTTCTACCGATCGACCTCCGCTTCGCAGAGGAAGAAGACATGCGCGCGCTCCTTCGCCGCTCCATTACGGATTAA
- a CDS encoding YjdF family protein — protein MLTRTITSIFFDGQFWVAEIERRSEDGLETARHCFGAEPSNAELLYWVDRELPRLQFHPCGGAPEAPGAEKPNPKRARRLAALEAATIGFGSKAREAMRVALEQRKKQRRAEAATRREEERERRWNRRRSRAKARRGDR, from the coding sequence ATGCTCACCAGAACAATCACATCCATATTTTTCGACGGCCAGTTTTGGGTCGCCGAGATCGAGCGGCGCAGCGAGGACGGCCTCGAGACGGCGCGCCATTGCTTCGGCGCCGAGCCGAGCAATGCCGAATTGCTCTATTGGGTCGATCGCGAGCTACCTCGCCTGCAGTTCCACCCTTGTGGGGGTGCGCCGGAGGCGCCTGGCGCCGAAAAGCCGAATCCCAAGCGCGCGAGGCGCCTCGCCGCGCTCGAGGCGGCGACGATCGGTTTCGGCTCAAAGGCGCGGGAGGCGATGCGAGTCGCTCTGGAACAACGCAAGAAACAGAGGCGCGCCGAGGCGGCTACGCGGCGCGAGGAGGAGCGTGAGCGCCGTTGGAATCGGCGTCGGAGCAGAGCGAAGGCGCGTCGCGGCGACCGTTAA